In Camelina sativa cultivar DH55 chromosome 16, Cs, whole genome shotgun sequence, a single window of DNA contains:
- the LOC104750627 gene encoding LOW QUALITY PROTEIN: heat stress transcription factor A-8-like (The sequence of the model RefSeq protein was modified relative to this genomic sequence to represent the inferred CDS: deleted 1 base in 1 codon): protein MVKSAAADDGGGGGGSSSVAPFLRKCYEMVDDSSTDSIISWSTSADNSFVILDTTVFSVQLLPKYFKHSNFSSFIRQLNIYGFKKVDADRWEFANDGFVKGQKDLLKNVIRRKNVQSNEQSKQESKSTTDDGQGKLEKSGLWKEVDILKGDKQVLAQELIKVRQYQEITDTKMLNLKDRVQGMEESQQEMLSFLVMVMKNPSLLVQLLQPKEKNSWRKAGEGATIVEEVTDEGDSNSYGLPLVTYQPPSDNGASKSSSNDLNDFLRNADMMKFCLDENHVPLIIPDLYDDGAWEKLLLLSPSKKKTKKQQENSLKKGKDDDTLEEMESDKSRLLELISEEMEKSDDFEYGQLTPERSRNLDIMTEQMSLLASNE from the exons ATGGTGAAATCGGCGGCGGCAGACGacggtggcggtggtggtgggtCTTCTTCAGTTGCGCCGTTCTTGAGAAAATGTTACGAGATGGTTGATGATTCTTCTACTGATTCTATAATCTCGTGGAGTACAAGTGCTGATAATAGCTTCGTTATCTTGGACACGACCGTCTTCTCTGTTCAACTCTTGCCTAAGTACTTTAAACACAGCAATTTCTCTAGCTTTATCCGTCAACTCAATATCTAT ggttttaaaaaagttgatgCAGATCGTTGGGAGTTTGCGAATGACGGGTTTGTGAAAGGTCAAAAGGATTTACTGAAGAATGTTATCAGGAGGAAGAATGTTCAAAGTAACGAACAGAGCAAACAGGAGAGCAAAAGTACAACAGATGATGGTCAGGGAAAGCTTGAGAAGAGTGGATTGTGGAAGGAAGTTGATATTTTGAAAGGGGATAAGCAGGTGTTGGCGCAAGAGTTGATCAAAGTTAGGCAGTACCAGGAGATCACAGATACTAAGATGTTAAACTTAAAAGACAGAGTTCAAGGCATGGAAGAGAGTCAGCAGGAGATGCTTTCGTTTTTGGTAATGGTTATGAAGAATCCAAGTCTACTAGTCCAGTTGCTTCAGCCAAAGGAGAAAAACAGTTGGCGTAAGGCAGGGGAAGGTGCAACGATTGTTGAAGAAGTGACTGATGAAGGAGACTCAAACTCATATGGTCTTCCTTTAGTCACATACCAGCCACCATCAGACAACGGAGCATCGAAGTCAAGCTCGAACGACCTGAATGATTTCTTGAGAAACGCCGATATGATGAAGTTCTGCTTAGATGAAAACCACGTGCCATTGATCATACCTGATCTATACGATGATGGAGCATGGGAAAAGCTTTTGTTGCTGAGCccttcaaagaagaagacaaagaagcagcAGGAGAACAGTTTGAAG AAGGGAAAAGATGACGATACATTGGAGGAGATGGAATCAGACAAGAGCCGGCTGCTCGAGCTGATATCAGAAGAGATGGAGAAATCAGATGACTTTGAATATGGACAGCTTACTCCAGAAAGGTCTAGGAATCTTGATATTATGACTGAGCAGATGAGCTTACTTGCTTCTAATGAATAG
- the LOC104750628 gene encoding protein POLLEN DEFECTIVE IN GUIDANCE 1-like gives MTIRSSRRNLSFEILSRSNSFENGDDDGGGDDDTLQSSIRRSSSDPITRNEAVESPKRKRSKKKTKKKKNKVETIPENGDSHSTTIVEGSSNDFGETTTMFENRLSYYGGGSGGSSSGGGCVVTLLDGQTVHHNGFNFGELRQRNVNGSIDGSNDERWSDTMSKLYMEETSAELSSSSENQPFQEVQHQFPRSEINGNVVRRLDTEASLDWKQLVADDPDYLSAETRSPMAYFVEEIYGGISLRSTTTPGNDIERERIYDTIFRLPWRCEVLIDTGFFVCVNSFLSLLTVMPIRVLLILWDAFKKRQFRRPSSSELSDLACFLVLASGTILLGRTDISLIYHMIRGQSTIKLYVVYNILEIFDRLCQSFCGDVFGALFSSAKGVAISPPEKLRFSTWRFVSDLALTMAASILHSFVLLAQAITLSTCIVAHNNALLALLVSNNFAEIKSSVFKRFSKDNIHGLVYADSIERFHIAAFLVSVLAQNILESEGPWFGNFIYNATTVFFCEMMIDIIKHSFLAKFNDIKPIAYSEFLQALCEQTLNIRPEDRKTNLTFVPLAPACVVIRVLTPVYAAHLPYSPLPWRMLWMVILFIITYIMLTSLKVLIGMGLRKHATWYINRCRRRNSSHLHND, from the exons ATGACGATTAGATCCTCCAGGAGGAACCTGTCATTTGAGATTCTCAGCCGAAGCAACTCCTTTgagaatggtgatgatgatggtggtggtgatgatgatacacTTCAATCATCAATTCGCCGATCTAGCTCAGATCCGATTACCCGAAACGAAGCTGTTGAATCACCAAAACGaaagagatcgaagaagaagacgaagaagaagaagaacaaagtcGAGACTATTCCAGAGAATGGAGATTCTCATTCAACAACGATCGTGGAGGGTTCAAGTAATGATTTTGGAGAGACTACAACGATGTTTGAGAACAGATTGAGTTACTATGGTGGTGGCAGTGGTGGTAGTAGTAGTGGTGGTGGCTGCGTTGTGACGCTATTAGATGGGCAAACTGTACATCACAATGGGTTCAATTTTGGTGAGTTGAGACAGAGGAATGTTAATGGGAGTATTGATGGGAGTAACGATGAACGATGGAGTGATACTATGAGTAAGTTATATATGGAGGAGACTAGTGCGGAGCTAAGCTCTTCTTCTGAGAATCAACCGTTTCAAGAAGTGCAGCATCAGTTTCCAAGAAGTGAGATCAATGGGAATGTTGTGAGGAGGTTAGATACTGAAGCCTCTTTGGATTGGAAACAGCTTGTGGCGGATGATCCTGATT ATCTTTCCGCTGAGACGAGGTCACCTATGGCTTACTTTGTGGAGGAAATTTATGGTGGGATATCATTGCGGAGCACAACGACTCCTGGGAATGATATTGAACGAGAAAGGATATATGATACGATCTTTCGCTTGCCTTGGCGATGTGAAGTG CTTATAGATACTGGCTTTTTTGTCTGCGTCAACTCATTTCTGTCATTGTTGACAGTCATGCCAATACGAGTCCTGCTGATATTATGGGATGCTTTTAAGAAAAG GCAGTTCAGGAGGCCCTCTTCATCGGAGCTGTCTGATCTTgcttgttttctagttttgGCTTCTGGTACCATTCTTCTCGGGAGAACAG ATATCAGTCTTATTTACCACATGATTCGTGGTCAAAGTACTATAAAACTATATGTGGTTTATAATATCTTAGAG ATATTTGATAGACTTTGTCAAAGTTTCTGTGGAGATGTATTTGGGGCCCTATTTAGTTCTGCAAAGGGAGTGGCGATTTCCCCTCCTGAGAAACTGAGATTTTCGACTTGGAGATTTGTTTCTGACCTAGCATTAACTATGGCTGCCTCAA TTCTCCATTCATTCGTTTTATTAGCTCAGGCAATTACGCTGTCAACGTGTATTGTTGCTCACAACAATGCCTTGTTGGCTCTCCTGGTGTCAAATAACTTCGCTGAAATCAAAAGCAGTGTCTTTAAGCGTTTCAGCAAGGACAACATTCATGGTCTAGTATATGCGG ATTCAATAGAGAGATTCCACATAGCAGCCTTCTTGGTGTCTGTTTTGGCTCAAAATATTCTTGAATCTGAAGGTCCATGGTTTGGAAACTTTATCTAC AATGCTACGACGGTCTTCTTCTGTGAGATGATGATAGACATCATCAAGCATTCGTTTCTTGCCAAGTTCAATGACATCAAACCTATAGCGTACTCTGAGTTTCTTCAAGCTCTCTGCGAGCAG ACTCTAAATATTCGCCCGGAAGATAGAAAGACAAATCTCACCTTCGTTCCCCTTGCACCCGCTTGTGTG GTGATCCGGGTACTGACTCCAGTATACGCAGCACACTTGCCGTACAGTCCTCTCCCATGGAGAATGTTGTGGATGGTTATCTTATTTATCATAACATATATAATGCTGACAAGCCTCAAAGTTCTCATAGGCATGGGACTAAGGAAACATGCAACTTGGTACATTAATAGATGCCGAAGAAGAAACTCATCCCATCTACACAATGATTAG
- the LOC104750631 gene encoding binding partner of ACD11 1 isoform X1, whose protein sequence is MSVTDAFIDSDQTHHNILMDSQSTVSGVKTVKISNVSLLVTKKDIKEFFSFSGDIQFVEIRSETQESQVAYVTFKDPQGAETAMLLTGAVIADHRVSITPAVNYELPPEALALESQEHSFNGFSVKKAEDVVNIMVGRGYALGKDAMEKAKAFDDRHNLISNASATIASLDDKMGLSEKLSIGTTVVNEKLRDIDERYQVREITKSALAAAEETAISARTALMANPYVSSGASWFSNAFGAVTKAVKERTENGGEGRKEIIQLDPSSPKDPAVVPVKLG, encoded by the exons ATGTCGGTTACG GATGCTTTCATTGATTCGGATCAAACTCATCACAACATTCTTATGGATTCACAGTCAACTGTCTCCGGT GTGAAAACTGTCAAGATTAGTAATGTTTCACTTCTTGTAACTAAGAAAGATatcaaagagttcttttctttctctggtGACATTCAATTCGTCGAGATCCGAAG TGAGACACAAGAATCTCAGGTTGCTTACGTTACTTTTAAGGATCCACAAGGTGCAGAAACTGCAATGCTCTTAACG GGAGCTGTCATTGCAGATCATCGTGTTAGTATTACTCCTGCTGTGAACTACGAGCTGCCACCTGAAGCCCTTGCACTTGAATCG CAGGAACATTCGTTTAACGGTTTCTCTGTCAAGAAAGCTGAAGATGTGGTGAACATCATGGTGGGAAGGGGTTATGCTCTTGGAAAAGATGCCATGGAGAAagccaaagcatttgacgaCAGACACAATTTGATCTCAAACGCTTCAGCTACCATTGCCTCTCTTGACGATAAGATGGGTCTGAGCGAGAAGCTAAGCATAGGTACAACTGTGGTGAATGAGAAGTTGAGAGATATCGACGAGCGTTATCAAGTGAGGGAGATTACCAAATCTGCTTTAGCAGCTGCTGAAGAGACAGCAATCAGCGCAAGAACGGCTTTAATGGCGAACCCTTATGTGTCAAGTGGAGCTTCGTGGTTTTCAAACGCGTTTGGTGCAGTGACAAAGGCGGTTAAAGAGAGAACTGAGAatggaggagaaggaagaaaggAGATCATCCAACTTGATCCTTCTTCACCTAAAGATCCTGCTGTTGTTCCTGTTAAGCTCGGCTGA
- the LOC104750631 gene encoding binding partner of ACD11 1 isoform X2: protein MSVTDAFIDSDQTHHNILMDSQSTVSGVKTVKISNVSLLVTKKDIKEFFSFSGDIQFVEIRSETQESQVAYVTFKDPQGAETAMLLTGAVIADHRVSITPAVNYELPPEALALESEHSFNGFSVKKAEDVVNIMVGRGYALGKDAMEKAKAFDDRHNLISNASATIASLDDKMGLSEKLSIGTTVVNEKLRDIDERYQVREITKSALAAAEETAISARTALMANPYVSSGASWFSNAFGAVTKAVKERTENGGEGRKEIIQLDPSSPKDPAVVPVKLG from the exons ATGTCGGTTACG GATGCTTTCATTGATTCGGATCAAACTCATCACAACATTCTTATGGATTCACAGTCAACTGTCTCCGGT GTGAAAACTGTCAAGATTAGTAATGTTTCACTTCTTGTAACTAAGAAAGATatcaaagagttcttttctttctctggtGACATTCAATTCGTCGAGATCCGAAG TGAGACACAAGAATCTCAGGTTGCTTACGTTACTTTTAAGGATCCACAAGGTGCAGAAACTGCAATGCTCTTAACG GGAGCTGTCATTGCAGATCATCGTGTTAGTATTACTCCTGCTGTGAACTACGAGCTGCCACCTGAAGCCCTTGCACTTGAATCG GAACATTCGTTTAACGGTTTCTCTGTCAAGAAAGCTGAAGATGTGGTGAACATCATGGTGGGAAGGGGTTATGCTCTTGGAAAAGATGCCATGGAGAAagccaaagcatttgacgaCAGACACAATTTGATCTCAAACGCTTCAGCTACCATTGCCTCTCTTGACGATAAGATGGGTCTGAGCGAGAAGCTAAGCATAGGTACAACTGTGGTGAATGAGAAGTTGAGAGATATCGACGAGCGTTATCAAGTGAGGGAGATTACCAAATCTGCTTTAGCAGCTGCTGAAGAGACAGCAATCAGCGCAAGAACGGCTTTAATGGCGAACCCTTATGTGTCAAGTGGAGCTTCGTGGTTTTCAAACGCGTTTGGTGCAGTGACAAAGGCGGTTAAAGAGAGAACTGAGAatggaggagaaggaagaaaggAGATCATCCAACTTGATCCTTCTTCACCTAAAGATCCTGCTGTTGTTCCTGTTAAGCTCGGCTGA
- the LOC104753678 gene encoding uncharacterized protein LOC104753678, translating into MVLTGSRSRGRGGRTASGVRTYNGQNATRGVSAPGTSSHSSNPSATHFGTNSHQSRPSQFPPRTQSGNHSGTHSHRSLPSQSPPRTQPWSPTLPPPVPAPEAVPPPNPNEEDGDKGGIPHPNPPQQNHNPNVDYNDVLDRLLALPCREHLPLLSEQPIPGIETLWFNRHKGRLSRAIATIFRRKFDGPYYSWKVTPIPIQERYFKTFARKFRWDFGITDLVKEGFLNIAKKRMKGIVSQAKRRGVQPSWIRDTLWAEMWEYWDTHDAIEKSEDASQCRNSTRGGLGVHKHLAGQKSFVQVHQG; encoded by the exons ATGGTTCTCACTGGTAGTAGATCTCGAGGTCGTGGAGGCAGGACTGCGTCGGGTGTAAGGACATACAATGGTCAAAACGCCACCAGAGGTGTTAGTGCTCCCGGAACTTCTTCTCACTCGTCCAACCCATCGGCGACACATTTTGGGACCAATTCACATCAAAGTCGTCCTTCGCAGTTTCCGCCGAGGACACAGTCTGGGAACCATTCCGGGACCCATTCGCATCGAAGCCTTCCTTCACAATCACCGCCGCGGACACAGCCATGGTCTCCTACTCTTCCACCACCGGTTCCTGCTCCAGAAGCTGTACCGCCACCAAACCCTAATGAGGAAGATGGCGACAAAGGAGGAATCCCACATCCTAATCCACCTCAACAAAATCATAATCCAAATGTTGACTACAATGATGTTTTGGATCGTTTGCTTGCTCTTCCATGTCGCGAGCATCTACCATTGCTGTCTGAGCAACCTATTCCAGGAATCGAGACTTTATG GTTTAACAGACATAAAGGGAGACTGTCTCGAGCGATTGCAACAATCTTTAGGAGGAAGTTTGATGGGCCTTACTACAGTTGGAAGGTGACACCAATACCCATTCAAGAGAGATACTTCAAGACGTTTGCG CGGAAGTTTAGGTGGGATTTCGGGATTACTGACCTTGTTAAAGAAGGATTCTTGAATATTGCCAAGAAGCGGATGAAAGGCATTGTCAGTCAAGCAAAGAGGAGGGGTGTGCAACCATCATGGATTCGTGATACATTATGGGCTGAGATGTGGGAATATTGGGACACCCATGATGCTATTGAGAAGAGTGAGGATGCTTCACAGTGCAGAAACTCTACTCGTGGAGGTCTTGGAGTGCACAAACACTTAGCCGGTCAGAAATCATTTGTGCAAGTTCATCAAGGATGA